A genome region from Streptomyces pratensis includes the following:
- a CDS encoding DivIVA domain-containing protein yields MPLTPEDVRNKQFTTVRLREGYDEDEVDAFLDEVESELTRLLRENEDLRAKLAAATRAAAQNQQQQQQQQQQQGMRKPPEQQDRPGAPVPAAISGPPVQQQQPPQMGPPQLPGGAPQLPAGPSGHGPQGGHGPGPQGPHGPGPMQGGPMGGPMGGPMGGHAPQQQMQQMQQQQQMQQPGQGPGGDSAARVLSLAQQTADQAIAEARSEANKIVGEARSRAEGLERDARAKADALERDAQEKHRVAMGSLESARATLERKVEDLRGFEREYRTRLKSYLESQLRQLETQADDSLAPPRTPAAASLPPSPSLAPAGAGAMGHTMGGNHGGHGNQQMGGGNQSMGGGPSYGGGQQQMSPAMTQPMAPVRPQAPQPMQQAPSPMRGFLIDEDDN; encoded by the coding sequence ATGCCGCTGACCCCCGAGGACGTGCGGAACAAGCAGTTCACGACCGTCCGCCTCCGAGAAGGCTATGACGAGGACGAGGTCGATGCCTTCCTCGACGAGGTCGAGTCGGAACTGACGCGACTGCTCCGTGAGAACGAGGACCTGCGCGCCAAGCTGGCCGCCGCCACGCGTGCCGCTGCGCAGAACCAGCAGCAACAGCAGCAGCAGCAGCAACAGCAGGGAATGCGTAAGCCGCCGGAGCAGCAGGACCGGCCAGGGGCACCTGTGCCCGCTGCCATATCTGGTCCGCCGGTACAGCAGCAGCAGCCCCCGCAGATGGGTCCCCCCCAGCTGCCCGGTGGAGCTCCTCAGCTGCCTGCCGGTCCCAGCGGCCACGGCCCGCAGGGTGGTCACGGTCCCGGTCCGCAGGGCCCGCACGGCCCCGGCCCGATGCAGGGCGGTCCCATGGGTGGCCCGATGGGCGGCCCCATGGGCGGTCACGCCCCGCAGCAGCAGATGCAGCAGATGCAGCAGCAGCAGCAGATGCAGCAGCCCGGTCAGGGCCCTGGTGGCGACAGTGCCGCCCGAGTGCTCTCCCTTGCCCAGCAGACCGCCGACCAGGCGATCGCGGAGGCCCGCTCCGAGGCCAACAAGATCGTCGGCGAGGCGCGCAGCCGTGCCGAGGGCCTCGAGCGTGACGCCCGTGCCAAGGCGGACGCCCTGGAGCGGGACGCGCAGGAGAAGCACCGCGTGGCGATGGGCTCGCTGGAGTCGGCCCGCGCGACGCTGGAGCGCAAGGTCGAGGACCTGCGTGGCTTCGAGCGCGAGTACCGGACCCGTCTGAAGTCCTACCTGGAGAGTCAGCTGCGTCAGCTGGAGACCCAGGCCGACGACTCCCTGGCTCCGCCGCGGACCCCCGCCGCCGCCTCGCTGCCGCCGTCGCCTTCGCTGGCTCCGGCCGGTGCGGGTGCGATGGGGCACACCATGGGCGGCAACCACGGTGGTCACGGCAACCAGCAGATGGGTGGCGGCAACCAGTCGATGGGCGGCGGACCGTCGTACGGCGGCGGTCAGCAGCAGATGTCGCCCGCGATGACGCAGCCGATGGCACCGGTGCGGCCGCAGGCGCCGCAGCCGATGCAGCAGGCCCCGTCGCCGATGCGCGGGTTCCTGATCGACGAGGACGACAACTGA